The Luteolibacter arcticus genome has a window encoding:
- a CDS encoding DUF3806 domain-containing protein, translating to MSKIATRLPNAEEQATLQGATTWVNEILEKEFKTKVRLKGTREDIPTLHTMLSEGPYTSDLETELTSFGIVFGHVLARELAMRWVIYCDDQGSDYALQYQVLELFLFPGDMLIKRVEAGEEIGEINLEVMLENLREALAEEAPNAAKQRE from the coding sequence ATGTCCAAGATCGCCACACGCCTCCCGAACGCCGAAGAGCAAGCGACCCTTCAAGGTGCGACCACTTGGGTGAATGAGATTCTTGAGAAGGAGTTCAAAACCAAAGTCCGGCTCAAGGGGACGCGGGAGGATATTCCGACGCTGCACACGATGCTAAGTGAAGGGCCTTACACGTCGGATTTGGAGACGGAGCTGACTTCCTTCGGGATCGTCTTCGGTCACGTCCTCGCCCGCGAGCTGGCGATGCGCTGGGTTATCTATTGCGACGATCAGGGCAGTGACTATGCGCTGCAGTATCAGGTCCTGGAGCTGTTTCTCTTTCCCGGCGACATGCTCATCAAGCGAGTCGAAGCTGGAGAGGAGATCGGCGAGATCAACCTGGAGGTGATGCTGGAGAATTTACGCGAGGCGTTGGCGGAGGAAGCGCCGAATGCGGCGAAGCAACGGGAGTGA